The proteins below are encoded in one region of Apium graveolens cultivar Ventura chromosome 4, ASM990537v1, whole genome shotgun sequence:
- the LOC141721216 gene encoding BEL1-like homeodomain protein 11 codes for MSNQDSPPTSNTLHQFLNLDSISNQTQYENQTLNAFAADLRGNAYHPSLPNIQTLGERMSMAHPTANEAELNQTRQLPNLVETSNETGVPTQKLSLSLGSWMQRPLTSNLMNPIYSCNPEYSISDSSFPSSSASQYQLSSNFYGTESYMISVGDSRYIKPAQALLEEVVSVGEKSVYLNNEKNIRKLSPSDKKGSVGLCSDLRSELFNSVLSLEKQELEAKLSKLISLLEEVERRFEQYYHHLEEVVSSFELIAGSGTGKSYTALALQAMSRHFCSLKDAIIYQISVARRKHLPRINTGLSQLSLIDQENRVSLQQLGMIHNTRQTWRPIRGLPENSVTILRSWLFEHFLHPYPNDSEKLVLASQTGLSKNQVSNWFINARVRLWKPMIEEMYKEEFGDDSVNPVGDSNSISNDRITDDADEPSI; via the exons ATGAGTAACCAAGATTCACCCCCAACATCAAACACTCTTCACCAATTTCTTAATCTAGACTCCATTTCAAATCAAACACAATATGAAAACCAAACTTTGAATGCTTTTGCAGCTGACTTAAGAGGCAATGCATATCATCCCTCTTTGCCTAACATTCAGACTCTTGGAGAAAGAATGTCTATGGCTCATCCTACAGCCAATGAGGCTGAGTTAAACCAAACTAGACAGTTACCAAATCTTGTTGAAACTTCAAATGAAACCGGTGTTCCAACGCAGAAATTATCGCTTTCTCTAGGCTCTTGGATGCAAAGACCCTTAACTTCAAATCTCATGAATCCTATTTACTCATGTAATCCTGAGTATTCAATATCGGATAGCAGTTTTCCTTCCTCTTCAGCATCACAATATCAATTATCTTCCAACTTCTATGGAACAGAATCTTATATGATTTCTGTAGGGGATTCAAGATACATAAAACCAGCTCAGGCACTTCTTGAAGAAGTAGTTAGTGTTGGTGAAAAATCAGTCTACTTGAACAATGAAAAAAATATCAGAAAATTATCTCCCTCTGATAAAAAAGGATCTGTTGGACTCTGTTCAGACCTAAGATCGGAGTTGTTTAATAGTGTATTATCCTTGGAGAAACAAGAACTTGAAGCTAAACTATCAAAGCTCATATCTTTGTTGGAGGAG GTTGAGAGAAGATTTGAGCAATATTATCATCATCTGGAAGAGGTGGTTTCTTCATTTGAACTGATAGCAGGTTCAGGAACAGGCAAGTCTTACACTGCTCTTGCACTTCAAGCTATGTCAAGACATTTTTGTAGCTTAAAAGATGCCATCATTTATCAAATAAGTGTTGCAAGACGAAAGCATCTGCCAAGAATCAACACGGGTTTGTCACAACTTAGCTTAATTGATCAAGAAAATCGCGTGTCGCTTCAACAGCTAGGAATGATTCATAACACACGCCAAACTTGGAGGCCTATCAGAGGATTGCCTGAGAATTCAGTTACAATCCTTCGTTCATGGCTTTTCGAACACTTTCTCCATCC ATATCCAAATGACTCTGAAAAGCTTGTATTGGCATCACAAACAGGCTTGTCGAAAAACCAA GTTTCGAATTGGTTTATAAATGCCCGAGTTCGACTATGGAAGCCAATGATCGAAGAAATGTACAAAGAAGAGTTTGGAGATGATTCAGTGAATCCAGTAGGGGATAGCAACTCCATTTCAAATGACAGAATCACAGATGATGCAGATGAGCCAAGTATTTAA